A single region of the Acidimicrobiales bacterium genome encodes:
- a CDS encoding transglycosylase family protein, whose product MKRTMAGRIVAVVLFGAPLVLSGLGPSTWAGADPSGNGGAQIGATKQQIAALQGQVSAGASAIHSLALAYDQASLQAEILGQQVASDEAQIAQLREKVSTDENALRKEAILSYTGGTVTSTGNLPAGADPSIRAEYLQVATGDMTDTVDQYRFEQTQLSAAAANLERQELATQAAADKVSAVRAAALREAEAEQAQLTSLQSKLGSLEAARTQGLPVNGGIVTVVRSLVSGGGAGGVWLQLRQCESGDNYQANTGNGFYGAYQFSQSTWSNLGYPGRADLEPPGMQDQAAQKLQSESGWGQWPACSAALGLS is encoded by the coding sequence GTGAAGCGGACGATGGCAGGAAGGATCGTTGCCGTTGTCTTGTTCGGCGCGCCCCTGGTGCTGTCGGGATTGGGGCCCTCCACGTGGGCGGGCGCGGATCCGAGCGGAAACGGCGGCGCCCAGATCGGGGCCACAAAACAGCAGATCGCGGCCCTGCAGGGCCAGGTCTCGGCCGGCGCCAGCGCCATCCACAGCCTCGCACTCGCCTACGACCAGGCGAGCCTGCAGGCCGAGATACTGGGCCAGCAGGTGGCCTCAGACGAGGCGCAGATCGCCCAACTTCGAGAGAAGGTCTCGACCGACGAGAATGCGCTGCGCAAGGAGGCGATCCTGAGCTACACCGGCGGGACGGTCACCTCGACCGGAAACCTGCCCGCGGGCGCGGATCCCTCGATCCGGGCCGAATACCTGCAGGTGGCGACTGGTGACATGACCGACACCGTCGACCAGTACCGCTTCGAGCAGACCCAGCTGAGCGCCGCGGCGGCCAACCTGGAGCGCCAGGAGCTGGCCACCCAGGCTGCCGCCGACAAGGTTTCCGCCGTCAGGGCGGCGGCCCTCCGAGAGGCCGAGGCCGAGCAGGCTCAGTTAACGAGCCTGCAGAGCAAGCTCGGGTCCCTCGAGGCTGCCCGGACGCAAGGTCTGCCGGTGAACGGCGGCATCGTGACCGTCGTCCGCTCCCTAGTTTCGGGCGGGGGCGCCGGGGGCGTCTGGCTCCAGCTTCGCCAATGCGAGTCGGGCGACAACTACCAGGCCAACACCGGCAACGGCTTCTACGGGGCCTACCAGTTCAGCCAGTCGACGTGGAGCAACCTCGGCTACCCCGGGCGCGCCGACCTCGAACCTCCAGGGATGCAGGACCAGGCGGCCCAGAAGCTCCAGTCTGAGTCGGGCTGGGGCCAGTGGCCGGCTTGCTCTGCAGCGCTCGGCCTTTCCTGA
- a CDS encoding ATP-dependent helicase, whose translation MTEDAPRWALGLDEVQRGAVEHEDGPLLIVAGAGTGKTRTLVARLARLVDTGTAPDRILLVTFSRRAAEEMIRRLAPLVGPEVARRVHAGTFHSVAHRLLRQHADALGLGDGFTVIDQGDAADLMHLARQEVGGAEDGTGQRRRRFPRKDTLASVYSRVISAQEPLGPVLRRHFPWVQEHEQTIGEVFSVYTSRKRAQSLLDFDDLLLYWRAAAADAAVGEALARAYDHVLVDEYQDTNLLQGEIVMALRPRGRQLTVVGDDAQSIYSFRAATVRNMLDFPALFPGTTLVKLERNYRSTQPILDLANAVLAQASEGYSKHLWTEQAGGGRPVLATCPDEASQADAVADVILEHHEAGVALRDQAVLFRSAHHSDLLEVELRRRGIPFVKYGGLRFLEAAHIRDLLAALRVLDNPKDGLAWYRLLQLMEGVGPAGARKVMERIGVSSDMGDPLAVFLETGECLPVRASGDFQSLGGALSDCRGETWSPGAQVDRLREGLDPLLRRRYDNPDVRLRDLDALGRLASGYETTARMVAELTLDPPASTGDLAGPPLLDDDYVILSTVHSAKGGEWRVVHIIDAAEGRFPSDMATGSRGEIEEERRLFYVAVTRAKEHLHIYAPLRYHHSGPFGRGDKHSYAQRSRFLPPEVDLLLEHRPVRARDEDLALPAPAVALPAAVDESLRGLW comes from the coding sequence ATGACGGAAGACGCGCCGAGATGGGCTCTGGGTCTCGACGAGGTGCAGCGAGGGGCGGTCGAGCACGAGGACGGGCCGCTGCTCATCGTCGCCGGCGCAGGCACCGGCAAGACGCGGACGCTGGTTGCTCGGCTCGCTCGACTGGTCGACACCGGAACCGCGCCGGACCGGATCCTGCTCGTCACGTTCAGCCGGCGCGCTGCGGAGGAGATGATCCGCCGACTGGCACCTTTGGTGGGTCCCGAGGTCGCCAGGCGAGTTCACGCCGGCACTTTCCACTCGGTAGCTCACCGGCTACTCCGGCAGCACGCCGATGCTCTTGGATTGGGGGACGGTTTCACCGTCATCGACCAGGGTGACGCCGCGGACCTCATGCACCTGGCGAGGCAGGAAGTGGGAGGGGCCGAGGATGGGACAGGCCAGCGGAGGCGTCGTTTTCCGAGGAAGGACACCCTGGCGTCGGTCTATTCGCGGGTGATCAGCGCGCAGGAGCCTCTCGGACCCGTGCTGCGCCGGCACTTTCCCTGGGTGCAGGAGCATGAGCAGACGATCGGGGAGGTTTTTTCCGTGTACACCAGCAGGAAGAGGGCACAGTCGCTGCTCGACTTCGACGACCTGTTGCTTTACTGGCGTGCCGCGGCGGCGGATGCCGCGGTGGGCGAGGCGCTCGCGCGCGCTTACGACCACGTACTGGTCGACGAGTACCAGGACACCAACCTGCTGCAGGGCGAGATCGTCATGGCGTTGCGGCCCCGCGGCCGCCAATTGACGGTCGTCGGCGACGACGCGCAGTCGATCTACTCGTTCAGGGCGGCGACTGTGCGCAACATGCTTGACTTCCCGGCGCTCTTCCCCGGAACGACTTTGGTGAAGCTCGAGCGCAACTACCGCTCCACGCAGCCGATCCTCGACCTGGCCAATGCGGTGCTCGCGCAAGCGAGCGAGGGCTACAGCAAGCACCTGTGGACCGAGCAGGCCGGTGGAGGCAGGCCGGTGCTTGCGACGTGCCCCGACGAGGCATCACAAGCTGATGCGGTTGCGGACGTGATCCTCGAGCATCACGAGGCGGGTGTCGCGTTGCGAGACCAGGCGGTGCTGTTCAGGTCTGCTCATCACAGTGACCTGCTGGAGGTGGAACTTCGCCGGCGGGGGATCCCGTTCGTGAAGTACGGAGGGCTGCGTTTCCTCGAGGCAGCGCACATCAGGGACTTACTCGCCGCCTTGCGCGTCCTCGACAACCCGAAGGACGGGCTCGCGTGGTACCGCCTGCTTCAGCTGATGGAGGGTGTTGGGCCGGCGGGCGCTCGGAAGGTGATGGAGCGAATCGGCGTGTCTTCGGATATGGGTGACCCGCTCGCGGTGTTCCTCGAAACCGGCGAGTGCCTTCCCGTCCGGGCTTCGGGGGATTTCCAGTCCCTCGGCGGCGCCCTTTCCGATTGCAGGGGGGAGACCTGGTCTCCGGGCGCTCAGGTAGACAGGCTGCGCGAGGGCTTGGACCCCCTGCTCCGGCGCCGCTACGACAACCCCGATGTTCGCCTACGAGACCTGGACGCCTTGGGGCGGCTGGCCTCGGGCTACGAGACCACGGCGCGGATGGTTGCGGAGCTGACCCTCGACCCGCCGGCGTCGACTGGTGACCTGGCAGGTCCGCCGCTCCTCGACGACGACTACGTGATCCTGTCGACGGTGCATTCCGCGAAAGGAGGCGAGTGGCGGGTCGTGCACATCATCGACGCTGCCGAGGGAAGGTTCCCCTCGGATATGGCGACCGGCAGCCGCGGGGAGATCGAAGAGGAGAGGCGCCTTTTCTACGTGGCGGTCACCCGAGCCAAGGAGCATCTGCATATTTATGCACCCCTGCGCTACCACCACAGCGGGCCGTTCGGGCGAGGGGACAAGCACAGCTACGCGCAGCGAAGTCGTTTTCTGCCGCCGGAGGTCGATCTGCTCCTTGAACACCGCCCGGTGAGAGCGCGAGACGAAGATCTCGCTCTGCCGGCGCCGGCGGTGGCCTTGCCGGCGGCGGTCGACGAGTCGCTCAGGGGGCTGTGGTAG